In Methanorbis rubei, the DNA window TAAAATCGAAAACCCTTCGAGATTCTGCGAGAAAAACGCCTTATCCATAATTTGTATATAACATAGATGCGAATAATTCAGTACCTACGAAAGAGGTGAATGAAAAAAAATGGTTATTGGCATTGTAGAGAACCTTCGCAGTTCTTATGATTTTACCAACAAGGCGCTCACGTCCTTTGTTGACTGGCTGATTTTGATCTTCATCAGTCTGATGGTCCTGACAGGCGGCCTTCTTGTTGCGTCCGGCATATTCGGTCTGATTATGTCAGCAATGAGCTCGTATTATGGTCTTCCGATGATGTCGGCAGACTCGATGATGATGGCAGACCCGATGATGATGGCAGACCCGATCTCCTCCTCGATGACATCTGCGTTTGCCATGACAGGTATTTTCTCCGTCGGATTCATTGGCCTCGGCCTGATTCTTGCTCTGGTATTTGGCATTCTCATGACCGGAGTTCAGATTCGCGTTTACCGCGGCGGCGAACTTACGCTCGGCTCCTATGGAGGCATGTTCCTTGACGGACTGCTTGCATCGATCATCTGTCTCGTCTACTTCATCCCCTACATCATCATCTCGGTCCTGCTGAATTTCGGCCCCATGATGAACCTTGCATATGTCATTGCAGCTATGATCATTGAAATCGTTGTCATGATTATAACCATGCTGTTCTATCTCATGGCAGTCGTCAGATTTGCCAAGGCACAGAAGTTCGGCGCAGCATTCCAGATAAAGGAAATACTGAACATCATCGGCACGATCGGCTGGCTGACATATCTGGCAAACATCATCGTTGTCGGCATTGTGATTATGGTAATTTACTTCATCCTTATCCTGATCCCCCTGGTCGGATGGGGTTTACTGGTTGCCATCATGCCGTTCCTGATGATCTGGGAAGCAAAGTTCTTCTCCCAGCTGTACGAGTCGGCAACGACATCCCAGGAAGTTGAACCTGCGTCCCCCTGATGCAGGACAACTTCTCCAATTTTTTTTTCTGAAGTTTTTGTTGATAATCCGCGCTCTCTTCTCCACGTGACTCAGGACGAGTTTTCTTCTGTTTGGTAAAATGTCTGTAATCTGTCGGGCATTTTGCAATTCCTGTGAATTGTTCGTCAAAACGCGAACTATGTTTCGAATATATTTAATCTCGAAGAATATCCGTGAGATTCGCAAAATACTTGAAAAACTCCGGCCTTCTTACGAGTGGAGAGGTAATTATAAATAGACATAAGTGAATCTCTCTATAACCACAAAAGAGGTGGATATCTATGTCTATTGGTATTGGAGATAATCTCGGCAAATCTTTTGAGTTTGCCAAAAACCGTCTGGTCGGCAAATGGGTTGACTGGATCATTCTTATCGTTCTGACCCTTATCATTATGGTCGGAGGAGCTATTCCTATCGTCGGATGGGTAATCTCACTTCTTGCAGGAGTGCTGCTTACCGGATTTATTATTCGTGTTTACCGCGGTGGCGAGCCCAAGCTCGACAATTATGTCAAGATGTTTATCGATGGTATCCTCGCAACTATCATTGGAATCATCTACATGATCGTCCCGATCATTCTCGCAGTTATTTTCGGAGCTGCAGCATTCATGACCAGCATGACGTCCTTTAATCCGGCAAATGCAATGGATACCATCAGCGGACTCACCGCGGGTATTGGAATTGTCGGCATTATTGTAACTTTCATTGTCGCTATCATCTTTGGTATTCTTGCAACCATGGCAATTGTTCGGTTCGCAAAGGAGGAGAAGTTCGGTGCAGCATTCGAGTTTGGCGAGATCTTTAAGATCGTCGGCAAGATCGGATGGCTCCATTACATCCTGTCATGGATTGTTCTGATGATCATCTTTGCAGTGATTTTCTTCATCTTCATCCTGCTGTCCCTTATTATCATCGGTCTGATTCTGATGCTGGTCTTCATGCCGTTCATGATGATCTGGCAGGCAAAGTACTTCGCTCAGCTCTACGAGTCTGCGTAAGAATACTAAATCCAAAAATATTTTTTTTTCTTTTACTCAGGGCAAAAACTATAATTGTTCCTGAAGCGATTTTAGAGTATGAACTACAAACTTGTGACTATGTGTGTTCTGTTGCTTGCTGCTCTGGTTCTTGCTGCAGGATGTGTCGGTACCGACAATCCTCCGGCTACCGGCACTCCGACCACAACGCCGACTTCAACCACCAATCCTGACTTCAGTCTTACTCCGGGACCAGCTGGTACTTTCCCTGACGGCAAAGAGGTAGTTGTGCAGGTTGGCCGTGACTCGATCAAACCGGAGATTACGGCGACGTACTCCGGCGGCAAGGGAACGAATCAGGTCAGCAAAATTGAGGTGACCCTCTATCGTGCTGATGACAATGCAGTTATCACGCAGCAGTTTGGTAAGGAGCCAAGAGTAGGTACTGAACTGGTGTTCGTGGGTTCGTCAACGCCGTCCATCAGCGATCGTGTGAAGATTGTGGCATACTACTACTCAGGTGAGGTTGTCGTAGTGAGCGATAAACTTTACACGTTCAAGCCGAGAGGGTAAGTAAAAAAAATATTTTATTCTTTTTTTGCCCAGGTTATGAGCAGGCCGTCATCAATCCTCTCGACGTTTTTGAGAGTGAGGCGGGGAAATCCTTCGGCTCGGGTGAAGCCTGTTCCGTCAACGAGGGTGGGTGCGTCCATTCCGCCGATGATGAGTGCCCCGACATAGATGCGTATTTCATCAAAAAGTCTCT includes these proteins:
- a CDS encoding DUF4013 domain-containing protein, producing MVIGIVENLRSSYDFTNKALTSFVDWLILIFISLMVLTGGLLVASGIFGLIMSAMSSYYGLPMMSADSMMMADPMMMADPISSSMTSAFAMTGIFSVGFIGLGLILALVFGILMTGVQIRVYRGGELTLGSYGGMFLDGLLASIICLVYFIPYIIISVLLNFGPMMNLAYVIAAMIIEIVVMIITMLFYLMAVVRFAKAQKFGAAFQIKEILNIIGTIGWLTYLANIIVVGIVIMVIYFILILIPLVGWGLLVAIMPFLMIWEAKFFSQLYESATTSQEVEPASP
- a CDS encoding DUF4013 domain-containing protein, producing MSIGIGDNLGKSFEFAKNRLVGKWVDWIILIVLTLIIMVGGAIPIVGWVISLLAGVLLTGFIIRVYRGGEPKLDNYVKMFIDGILATIIGIIYMIVPIILAVIFGAAAFMTSMTSFNPANAMDTISGLTAGIGIVGIIVTFIVAIIFGILATMAIVRFAKEEKFGAAFEFGEIFKIVGKIGWLHYILSWIVLMIIFAVIFFIFILLSLIIIGLILMLVFMPFMMIWQAKYFAQLYESA